From the genome of Desertibacillus haloalkaliphilus, one region includes:
- a CDS encoding phosphatase: MKNIHIGISLFFVSAILYGATLISASIYAQALAETSWDGRYGIFGTAIREVGTLPLLIATLLVIIGVYFVVQSLRQK; encoded by the coding sequence ATGAAAAATATACATATTGGAATATCTCTCTTCTTTGTAAGTGCAATTCTTTACGGGGCCACTTTAATTTCAGCGTCTATCTATGCTCAAGCGTTAGCTGAGACAAGTTGGGATGGTCGCTACGGTATTTTCGGTACTGCAATAAGAGAAGTAGGAACGTTGCCGTTATTGATTGCTACCTTGTTAGTTATTATAGGAGTATACTTTGTTGTGCAATCTTTAAGGCAAAAGTGA
- a CDS encoding macrolide 2'-phosphotransferase, with the protein MNTLKLKQLAMNKGLDIVENTITINESGVDFQVAYAKDQNDDKWILRIPRRPESMRHAQQEKKALDIIGHHASFQVPDWSIFSEDFIAYKQLSGVPAATIDVEQHNYVWSFDETNVPSAYYQSLGKALADLHSLPHDEFKPSGVEILRASDLRTSMKQRMERVKIRYNVNPTLWDRWQAWLAEESLWPSHVGVKHGDLHPGHILINQNHQVTGLIDWTEVGIADVSVDFMSHHLLFGKDGLSKLIDAYDNAGGKTWSRMDEHIVELLTTRGITVAEYAEISGLEEMHDTAAHMLASDM; encoded by the coding sequence ATGAATACACTTAAACTTAAACAATTAGCAATGAACAAAGGATTGGACATTGTAGAAAACACGATCACAATCAATGAATCTGGCGTTGACTTTCAAGTAGCCTACGCCAAAGATCAGAACGACGATAAATGGATACTAAGAATTCCACGGAGACCAGAGTCAATGAGACATGCTCAACAAGAGAAAAAAGCGTTAGATATCATTGGTCACCATGCTAGCTTTCAGGTTCCGGATTGGTCGATCTTCTCTGAAGATTTCATTGCTTATAAGCAACTAAGCGGTGTGCCTGCGGCGACGATTGACGTGGAGCAACATAACTATGTATGGAGTTTTGATGAAACCAATGTGCCATCAGCGTATTATCAGTCATTAGGAAAAGCACTAGCAGACTTACACTCATTACCCCACGATGAATTCAAACCTAGCGGTGTTGAAATTCTTCGTGCTAGTGACTTAAGGACTTCCATGAAACAGCGAATGGAACGCGTAAAAATTCGTTACAATGTCAATCCAACTTTATGGGATCGCTGGCAAGCATGGCTAGCCGAAGAGTCCCTTTGGCCCTCCCATGTAGGGGTAAAACACGGTGACCTACATCCAGGTCATATCCTCATTAATCAAAATCATCAAGTAACTGGTCTCATTGACTGGACAGAAGTCGGGATTGCTGATGTGTCTGTCGATTTCATGTCACATCACCTCCTTTTTGGAAAAGATGGACTATCTAAATTAATCGACGCTTATGACAATGCCGGTGGAAAAACATGGTCAAGAATGGATGAGCATATTGTGGAACTTCTAACAACAAGGGGCATCACCGTAGCTGAATACGCTGAAATTTCAGGCCTAGAAGAGATGCATGACACTGCTGCACACATGCTTGCAAGTGACATGTAA
- a CDS encoding CBO0543 family protein, translating to MMKRNKIDKGILGSLLAFGFVLLPIMLRKPPIKDWLLVFLWNAVTNGIIDKVVVSYNTVKYPVRLLPKMFKTNILFDFLLYPVVTIIYNQLTEKDKPLVIFLKLFYFTIPMILIELYAERKTGLIKFKRGWRWYHSFISLNIKSLLTRLWIGWVRKLAERQ from the coding sequence ATGATGAAGAGAAATAAAATTGATAAGGGTATTTTAGGAAGCCTTCTTGCTTTTGGATTCGTGTTGTTACCAATTATGCTGAGGAAACCACCAATAAAAGATTGGCTGTTGGTCTTTCTCTGGAACGCAGTTACCAATGGAATCATTGATAAGGTGGTTGTTTCTTACAATACAGTAAAGTATCCTGTCCGACTACTGCCTAAAATGTTTAAAACAAATATTTTGTTTGATTTTTTATTATATCCTGTTGTAACGATTATTTATAATCAGCTAACAGAAAAAGACAAGCCATTGGTGATCTTTTTAAAGCTATTTTATTTCACAATTCCTATGATTTTGATTGAACTTTATGCTGAACGAAAAACAGGTTTAATCAAATTTAAGCGGGGATGGAGATGGTATCATTCTTTTATTAGTCTAAACATTAAATCTTTATTAACTAGGCTATGGATTGGATGGGTAAGGAAACTAGCTGAAAGGCAGTAA
- a CDS encoding DUF3953 domain-containing protein gives MGLVDENIRVVLAVIVVILSVYSLITGEYGIMPYTQLLLGLMLLVIGIIEIQEKRKGTAFTSFVSSGFVFVVNITILLTDVVG, from the coding sequence GTGGGGCTCGTTGATGAAAATATAAGAGTTGTTTTAGCAGTGATAGTAGTTATATTATCAGTGTATAGTTTAATAACGGGTGAATATGGAATCATGCCTTATACTCAATTACTTTTAGGGCTCATGCTTTTAGTTATAGGAATTATAGAAATACAAGAGAAACGAAAAGGAACTGCTTTTACTTCTTTCGTTTCTTCTGGGTTTGTATTCGTTGTCAATATAACTATTCTATTAACCGATGTGGTTGGTTAA
- a CDS encoding putative hydro-lyase, whose amino-acid sequence MKPYELRELIRNEEFVKSTTGACNDFAQANLVILPKEYAFDFLLYTQRNHKACPVIDVLEAGQIESRLAKGSDIRTDIPLYYIYEDGQFVEEMTDITRIWQDDFVSFLLGCSFTFESALIKEGIPLRHIDENKNVAMYRTNIATEPAGQFSGPLVVSMRPVKNNQVERAKAITSRFPNMHGAPVHVGDPAVIGIEDISSPDYGEFVEVKEDETPVFWACGVTPQAAAVNTKIPRIITHAPGHMFVTDKKNEDFQ is encoded by the coding sequence ATGAAACCGTATGAACTAAGAGAATTAATTAGAAACGAAGAGTTCGTAAAAAGCACGACAGGTGCTTGTAACGATTTTGCTCAAGCGAACTTAGTGATTCTTCCGAAAGAATATGCCTTTGACTTTCTGCTATATACACAGCGTAATCACAAAGCTTGTCCGGTAATTGATGTGTTAGAAGCTGGGCAAATCGAATCTCGTCTAGCTAAAGGCTCGGATATTCGCACAGATATTCCGCTCTATTACATTTATGAGGATGGTCAATTCGTAGAAGAAATGACCGATATCACTCGTATTTGGCAGGATGATTTTGTATCCTTCTTGCTCGGCTGTAGCTTCACATTTGAAAGTGCACTAATCAAAGAAGGAATACCGCTCCGTCATATTGATGAAAATAAAAATGTCGCAATGTACCGAACAAATATCGCGACTGAACCAGCCGGACAGTTTAGCGGACCATTGGTTGTATCCATGAGACCGGTCAAAAATAACCAAGTCGAACGAGCCAAGGCGATAACCTCGCGTTTTCCTAACATGCACGGTGCACCTGTTCATGTCGGTGATCCAGCAGTTATTGGGATTGAAGACATTAGTAGCCCTGATTACGGTGAATTTGTCGAGGTGAAAGAAGATGAAACGCCAGTATTCTGGGCCTGCGGCGTAACCCCGCAAGCCGCTGCTGTTAATACAAAAATCCCAAGAATCATCACACACGCTCCTGGTCATATGTTTGTGACAGACAAAAAGAACGAAGACTTTCAATAA
- a CDS encoding GNAT family N-acetyltransferase: protein MVCLKIRKASEEDIKSIARVYVDGWRTTYQGLVPDDYLDRLSYEGAEQRWLDFLNHESEPFIYVAMNDAGMVVGFASGKSIDDENFDGELYALYLLQECRGLGIGRQLVSAIAKHFLEKGISSMIVWVMERNKSGLGFYERMGGKEYLRRKSEFGEIVVEDVAYGWENVSVLCTG, encoded by the coding sequence GTGGTTTGTTTGAAGATTAGAAAAGCAAGTGAAGAAGATATTAAATCAATAGCTAGGGTTTATGTTGATGGTTGGAGGACGACTTATCAAGGTTTAGTACCAGACGATTATTTGGATAGGTTATCGTATGAAGGGGCCGAGCAAAGGTGGCTTGACTTTTTAAATCACGAAAGTGAACCATTTATTTATGTTGCAATGAATGATGCGGGAATGGTTGTTGGATTTGCATCAGGTAAAAGCATTGATGACGAAAATTTTGACGGAGAGTTGTACGCCCTTTATCTGTTACAAGAATGTAGAGGGTTAGGTATTGGGAGACAACTAGTTTCAGCTATTGCCAAGCACTTTTTAGAAAAAGGCATTTCTTCAATGATCGTGTGGGTAATGGAACGAAATAAATCAGGGCTTGGTTTTTATGAACGGATGGGGGGGAAAGAATACCTTCGTAGGAAGAGTGAGTTTGGAGAAATAGTAGTAGAAGACGTTGCTTATGGCTGGGAAAATGTCTCAGTATTATGTACGGGATAA
- a CDS encoding YczI family protein produces MKILRVILAMIVVILSAYSLITGEYGIMPYTQLLLGLMLFVIGIVEIEGKRKGTAFISFISSGFVLVVSINILLTGLVN; encoded by the coding sequence ATGAAAATATTAAGAGTTATTTTAGCAATGATAGTAGTTATATTATCAGCTTATAGTTTAATAACGGGTGAATATGGAATCATGCCTTATACACAATTACTCTTAGGGCTCATGCTTTTCGTTATAGGGATTGTTGAAATAGAAGGGAAGCGAAAAGGAACTGCTTTTATTTCTTTCATTTCTTCTGGATTTGTATTAGTTGTCAGCATAAATATCTTATTAACCGGTTTGGTCAATTAA